The sequence AATTTTGGATTAAGCTGCTGGATAACAGCTGGATTCTAGTTTTCAactcaaaaaaaatgtgtatttaatgtttagAATGTGTTCTTTTAACAGGTTTAATTAGACAACTCCAAAAGAATTTCtgcaatttttaaaaagattatgctgggggggggggggttaaaccACCCTCTATTCCTGTGGATATGCTGCCACGTTGTGTTCACTAGAGGAAACTACCTGGTCTGCAACATTTAAAAGACTAGAGATTTCTGGCACAACTTCACTGTTCACTAGTATAACATTGAAAATGGTGAAACACTTGTCATATAAATAAAATCTTTGTCCATATAACCATCCCCCAGAACAAAAATAATGAagaaaaacattacaacattaagTGTTACTTTATTTAAGTCCTACTGCAAGGCaccaaaaaaggtttttgtacTGATCTTGTGTGTTAAGATTAACATTACATTTGAAGAAATGTATCAAGCTAAAATCACAAGTCAGGATTGAGTGATTGCACATAAAGCAGCACAAGAAGATTTAGTGTGAGTTATGGATTATACGTACGTGTTTGTCTTTTGCAGGTGGTCCAGTACAGAATGAATGCATTGCTGTGTCTTACAAAGAATGCtcaacattttggttttaaacTCAAACAGTTGCTGATTTGCATTAAATTACAGAAGGAGATGTACCTTGTGCATGGTTGTCAATGATGCTGGATTTCAATGgtggaaaaatgtattgtttagcAGTAGAGAAATGATGAAATGACTGATGTGAACAGCGCAGGCTCCTTCAGTCTTCAGTGAACATCATCCTCACCAGATCTGCTTTAAAGAGTTCTTCCTCCACCAACTTCTGAGGCTGAAACAGGATAACAGGAGAGCTATTACAGGTATATTCACTCCCTAGAGTAATATttaagaatttgttttttcacaggCAACATTTTATAAGAAGCATTtctataaatgttttttgtgccttttttttttttttgttttttagtaaaACTTTAGTAATCCATGTCAATAAACTAGTCAAGCAAATTATTCTTACTGTGCCATATCGCAGCAGAGTGGGAACTCCACTCAACTTTAGTGTCTTCTTGAAGTCATTATTTGAATCTTTCCAActgaagcaagaaaaaaagacataattaCACAGATGAAATGATTCACCAGTACTACATGTGaattgaaaaagtgaaactAAATTGCCTGATGAAACTATTTgcaaaaatctgaatttttttaGGGGCGTAAATAATTATGAAATCTATGATATAAGCTATACTTGGTGCTCTATtgtacatttacacattcaaACTTATATAGAAATCCCTTTTTGTAGCATTATGCCCAGATGTACACAGATGGTTAATATGTGATACAGATTTAACCTTAGACTGTATGAGTGTAATGATCGCAATAGCAAATTCTTTGAAGCCACTCAAATCATAATAGTTTTCAGTAATGTATCAAGTAAATAGCACCTGTTACTGGTCAGTGGCTTCAGAAATACAAATGATGACTTGTTTTTTCatgtaatacattttcaaatgcatgtAACATCAAATCAGTTTGACTTTTTGGCTGTTTGTCAAACTGACAAATTGTTAATTCAAAAGTTTTTACACTGAACTCTCATTACCTTTGTTTGCCATGATCTATCATATTTTAAAGAGcagctgattaaaaaaaatactcatgATTGAAGAGTTGGTTGCATCCCTAATATGGTGTGCAATCTTGGTTTTGTGACAGCACAGTTTGCCATAAATTAAAGAAGAGTAAAATACTGACTAGGCCCTTTCTCCAACTTGACAGTAGATGAAGACGGAGCCCTCAGGAAGATGAGCCATCTCTCCTCTTACAACTGGCTCCGCTGAAAAGGAAGAAGGGAAATGATTGAATGCACCAAACGTGAAAGAAATCATTTAAAAGCAAAACAGAATACTATCTAACTAACGTTGCCAGAACAATGAAAATTTGTCATCCATTTCTAGCAAGTATCCGCAAAATTAAAGTACAAGCATCTATTAGCTATATTATATTTGGTAGTTCCAGGTAGAAAATATATAACGTTACCTTTCACGCAGTCTGGACACCAGCTCTTTCCTTGGGCGTCTTTATTGCCAGAGAAATAAGCAAAAATatcctttccttttctctcagACACAGCCTGACAGAATTCATCATATCCGCTCACAGTCACTTCTTCGTAGTGGGGCATCGTTTCGACCGAGTTAGTGTGAAAATGTACAACCTTAAAATATTAGACTATGAAGCACTAACAAGTGTTATCAGAAATACTGATCTTCTGAACACttatggatgtattaagagagaACTGGACCTGGTAGAAATACTCACAATGTGACACTACCACTTCCGGCCGGTGCAAAGGTTGTTAAAGTGGCCGTGTACCCGAAAAGGTTTATAAAGCAGTTTAAGTTCTCTTCACAGATATATTATAATATGTGTATACACCTCTTACATATAATTTCTCTCAGTTGGAACATATTACAGAAAGAAGCTTATTTAAaaagttattacattttaaaacattaaattactaaattaaattaaggcGGTTGCGATTATGTTTGACTCTCTTGACGATCCGTACTTTGTACAAAACTACTTCCGTCTAGcggctttttgttgttgtttctttaactgtctatggttgtTGTCATGGCGGCGTTTCAAACTGTTGACAAGCTCGGACAAAGATTTGAAAAAGTTAACCATGTCACATAGCTAACTAGCTACTTTAATTGACATCCAGTTAGAGACGCTACGTCCGTAGCTAATACATAATTTCTGTTTAAACTACAAGCAATGGGTGAATGGATTATGTTGGGATTAACGTAATGTTTTTAAACTTCAATCCAAAAGCGtaactagctagttagctttcattagcattagctaacgctagctatataataataattgtttgcTAATTTGACTGAGCATTTTTGTTTCTGTAATGACTGCACAGTTCTTGTCGAGCTGTCACGCGACTTCCGTAGGACAGCAAAGTCAAAGGAGAGACTGGCTTGTTTCAGGTTCAACCCAAAACGTGCACAATTTACCCACTGAGATGTCCCAAACCAAGGTAACTTAAACAACAATGGCATGCGCATCTAGCGCCTGTAAATATTCAACTATGTTATATCTTTATTCTAGATAGCGTATGATATCTGACAAGTGCACGCATGTACACTGTTGCCAGCTGATTTGGTACAACTAGTTAAATTCACTTTAGTCTGACATGTCAGCCTTGCAATGCAGCCTACCTTCATTGAGAGGTGTTGAATTAAGTTAACGTTCAATAGTCATATTAGGGGATGGTTGTGGGTGGTGGCGTTGGATTGTGTGGcgttgtacaaaaaaaaatgttgtccaTGTATATCAGAGAGGATATAGTAGATATTTAGACACACCACTCAGTAAAGCACAATGCAGTTCAACAGAACCAAATAGTATGACCCCCAAATGATCATACAGTAAATCAATCAACAACTTTTAAAAgcagcttaaaaaaacaactttgcatTGGATTTAGCTAATTGCACCAAACAAATTGGCAACTGGGTTAAAGTGAAGTTAAACACAGAAATAACTTGGCAATGGCTCTTTATATCTCATATGAGACTGGTTAAGACTAATCGATGGCTTACACACAACAGCTATTGTTCAATGATGCCATCCCAGCAAGTACCAGCAACCGTGCCACCCATGTACGCCGGCCAGCCCCAATAGTGATAGAGAGGCTGCTGCCGCTATCAGAGGAGCGGGACCAAGTGGACAGCACCAGAAGCTCCATCAGCTTTACCACTCTCTCAGAAGAGAGACTGCGGGCCGCAGTGCAGCGGGCCAAGCGAGATGTGAGACGAAGGCGCCTTGAGTCACTCATAAAATCCCCTGCTAAACCCACACAGGAGGTCTCTCTCCTTGAAACAAGTGATGTCAATCTGCTCCAGGTAATTGGTTAGTTTATAATTTATAGACTACATTTATGTCCTATTTAAAGAACAATTGTGGCTTTGTTCAGTTATTgagtctttttctctctctttaggAGCTTGCAGCCACTCCCAATAAGAACAAGTTAAAGACCTCCAGTCCAAAAGAGAAAGCAACCCGACCTGGACACAAATTGTTGGTGCACACACCCCAAAAGCGTTCCATTTCTTCCTTGCCTCGGGTTGGCCGGTCACCCCCAACCAGAGACCCTGGCCCAAGGCAATTTGAAGGAGGCAAACAGGCTCCTTTAAGCCAGGAGATTTGCAAGCTTCAGAATGAGCTAGAAGTGTATATTCAGAAAGTAGAAGAGCTAGCTAGCAAAGGTAACAGCTCAGCTTGTCACAATAGGCTTGTGTCTTACTATTAATAATATGATTACACAAAAATCGCAATTTTGGCACCCGTCACAATCAGTACACTTCACATAGGGTTTTACATTGCATACATAATGGATTAAACTAAACATTAATGAATTATGGGGTTCAAACAACAGGGGAGAAGACAGAAGATCCATTGGAGCCTGAAGAGCAAAACAAGTTGGAGATACGCAGACAAAAGCAGGCAGCCCGCTCAGCACGTGTCATCTATGTTCTCCAACAACAGGTAAACTTAGGCACATAGACCATTACtgactttttaatttgttctgtATCTATAAACACTTGTCTACAAAATCATTATTTAATAGGT comes from Etheostoma spectabile isolate EspeVRDwgs_2016 chromosome 3, UIUC_Espe_1.0, whole genome shotgun sequence and encodes:
- the txndc17 gene encoding thioredoxin domain-containing protein 17; this translates as MPHYEEVTVSGYDEFCQAVSERKGKDIFAYFSGNKDAQGKSWCPDCVKAEPVVRGEMAHLPEGSVFIYCQVGERAYWKDSNNDFKKTLKLSGVPTLLRYGTPQKLVEEELFKADLVRMMFTED